The following are encoded together in the Jaculus jaculus isolate mJacJac1 chromosome 3, mJacJac1.mat.Y.cur, whole genome shotgun sequence genome:
- the LOC105943869 gene encoding eukaryotic translation initiation factor 2 subunit 3, X-linked-like, which produces MAGGEVGVTLGQPHLSRQDLATLDVTKLTPLSHEVISRQATINIGTIGHVAHGKSTVVKAISGVHTVRFKTELERNITIKLGYANAKIYKLDDPSCPRPECYRSCGSGTPDEFPTDIPGTKGNFKLVRHVSFVDCPGHDILMATMLNGAAVMDAALLLIAGNESCPQPQTSEHLAAIEIMKLKHILILQNKIDLVKESQAKEQHEQILAFVQGTVAEGAPIIPISAQLKYNIEVVCEYIVKKIPVPPRDFTSEPRLIVIRSFDVNKPGCEVDDLKGGVAGGSILKGVLKVGQEIEVRPGIVSKDSEGKLMCKPIFSKIVSLFAEHNDLQYAAPGGLIGVGTKIDPTLCRADRMVGQVLGAVGALPEIFTELEISYFLLRRLLGVRTEGDKKAAKVQKLSKNEVLMVNIGSLSTGGRVSAVKADLGKIVLTNPVCTEVGEKIALSRRVEKHWRLIGWGQIRRGVTIKPTVDDD; this is translated from the coding sequence ATGGCGGGGGGTGAGGTTGGAGTGACTCTTGGGCAGCCGCACCTTTCCCGACAGGATCTTGCTACTTTGGATGTTACGAAGTTAACGCCACTTTCACATGAAGTTATCAGCAGACAAGCTACGATTAACATAGGTACAATTGGTCACGTAGCACATGGGAAATCTACTGTTGTAAAAGCCATTTCCGGTGTTCACACGGTCAGATTCAAAACTGAACTTGAAAGGAACATTACAATCAAGCTTGGATATGCTAATGCTAAGATTTATAAACTTGATGACCCAAGTTGTCCTCGGCCAGAATGTTATAGGTCTTGTGGAAGTGGAACACCTGATGAGTTTCCTACAGATATTCCAGGAACTAAAGGAAACTTCAAATTAGTCAGGCATGTGTCCTTTGTTGACTGTCCTGGCCATGATATTTTGATGGCTACAATGCTGAACGGTGCAGCAGTGATGGATGCAGCTCTTCTATTAATAGCTGGTAATGAATCTTGCCCTCAGCCTCAGACTTCAGAACACCTAGCTGCAATAGAAATCATGAAACTCAAGCATATTTTGATCCTACAGAATAAAATTGATTTAGTAAAAGAAAGTCAGGCTAAAGAACAACATGAACAAATTCTTGCATTTGTACAAGGAACAGTGGCAGAAGGAGCTCCAATTATTCCAATTTCTGCTCAACTTAAATACAATATTGAAGTTGTCTGTGAGTACATAGTAAAGAAAATTCCAGTACCCCCACGAGACTTTACTTCAGAACCTCGACTCATTGTTATTAGGTCATTTGATGTCAACAAACCTGGCTGTGAAGTTGATGACCTTAAGGGTGGTGTGGCTGGTGGTAGTATTCTAAAAGGAGTATTAAAGGTGGGCCAGGAGATAGAAGTGCGACCCGGTATTGTTTCCAAAGATAGTGAAGGGAAACTTATGTGTAAACCAATCTTTTCCAaaattgtatcactttttgcGGAGCATAATGATCTTCAGTATGCTGCTCCAGGAGGTCTTATTGGAGTTGGAACAAAAATTGACCCTACTCTGTGCCGGGCTGACAGAATGGTGGGACAAGTGCTTGGTGCTGTTGGAGCTTTACCTGAGATATTCACTGAGTTAGAAATTTCCTATTTCCTACTGAGACGCCTTCTAGGTGTCCGCACTGAAGGAGACAAGAAAGCAGCAAAGGTCCAAAAGCTATCTAAGAATGAAGTGCTTATGGTCAACATCGGATCCTTGTCAACAGGAGGGAGAGTTAGTGCTGTGAAGGCTGATTTGGGCAAAATTGTTTTGACTAATCCTGTGTgcacagaagtaggagaaaaAATTGCCCTTAGCCGAAGAGTTGAGAAACATTGGCGCTTAATTGGTTGGGGTCAGATAAGAAGAGGAGTGACAATCAAGCCAACCGTAGATGATGACTGA